A part of Candidatus Methylomirabilota bacterium genomic DNA contains:
- a CDS encoding PH domain-containing protein produces MVYRARLHWIVFVKAVVVLALGLALLFVLGPGARWVGGAVVVVGLLLLVPPLVAYRTTEFGVTNKRVIVKTGFIRRHTLELLLRQVEAISVDQSLTGRLLGFGSLTLTGTGGVREEFHRVVSPLEFRRRIQAQTA; encoded by the coding sequence GTGGTCTATCGCGCCCGGCTCCACTGGATCGTGTTCGTCAAGGCGGTCGTCGTCCTGGCGCTCGGCCTGGCGCTCCTCTTCGTCCTCGGGCCCGGCGCGCGCTGGGTCGGCGGCGCGGTCGTCGTCGTCGGGCTCCTCCTGCTCGTCCCGCCGCTCGTCGCCTACCGGACGACGGAGTTCGGCGTGACGAACAAGCGCGTGATCGTCAAGACCGGGTTCATCCGCCGCCACACGCTCGAGCTCCTGCTGCGGCAGGTCGAGGCGATCTCCGTGGACCAGAGCCTGACGGGCCGGCTCCTCGGCTTCGGCTCCCTCACGCTCACGGGGACGGGGGGCGTGCGCGAGGAGTTCCACCGCGTCGTGAGCCCGCTCGAGTTCCGTCGGCGGATCCAGGCGCAGACCGCCTAG
- a CDS encoding DinB family protein, giving the protein MSLPKPVEALWSELERVRADVLREAEGLSQRQADWKPGEKDWSVGEIIDHLTIAEVATGKLTTKLTREAEAAGALAPWPAELAFKSLPPDPPGPAEAPPVVWPTAGKPIGELIATMKATRQRSRQSIEKLAGVDPRGLRFKHFRLGDLDLAQWWQLQARHDGIHLAQLRDVRRAAGF; this is encoded by the coding sequence ATGAGCCTGCCCAAACCCGTCGAGGCGTTGTGGAGCGAGCTGGAGCGGGTGCGCGCCGACGTGCTCCGTGAGGCCGAGGGGCTGTCGCAACGCCAGGCGGACTGGAAACCCGGCGAGAAGGACTGGTCCGTCGGCGAGATCATCGACCACCTGACGATCGCCGAGGTCGCGACGGGCAAGCTCACGACCAAGCTGACGCGGGAAGCCGAGGCCGCGGGCGCTCTGGCGCCGTGGCCGGCCGAGCTCGCGTTCAAGTCCCTGCCGCCCGATCCGCCGGGCCCGGCCGAGGCGCCGCCCGTCGTGTGGCCGACGGCCGGCAAGCCGATCGGCGAGCTCATCGCCACCATGAAGGCGACGCGGCAGCGGAGCCGGCAGTCGATCGAGAAGCTCGCGGGCGTGGATCCGCGGGGGCTCCGCTTCAAGCACTTCCGTCTGGGCGATCTCGACCTCGCGCAATGGTGGCAGCTCCAGGCGCGGCACGACGGGATCCACCTCGCCCAGCTCCGCGACGTGCGGCGGGCGGCGGGGTTC